The Asticcacaulis sp. EMRT-3 region CTGGTCATAGCGCGCCAGCCGCCACAGGGCGAGGCCGGCCACCCAGTGATCGCCGATCTGTCGGCCCAGTTTCACGGCACCTTCGAGATCGCCATTATTATAGGCCGAGCGCGCCGATTTCGGCGTCAGGGGCGAATCGAGTTCGGGTGCGCCTTCATCCGGATCACCGGCAGGCGTGGACTGCGACAGCTTCGTGCTGCCCGACAGGGCCACGGCAGCATCGCTGCCTGCCGCTGCGGTGGCCTGCTGCCCCATCAGCGACGGGAAGGCCGGATCGGGCGCGCCCTCGGGCTTTTTGCGCTTGGCCAGGTTCCAGACGCGCATCGCCATCGGCTGATCGCCATAGGCATTGAGCCAGCCGATCAGTTCGTCATAGGTGGAGGTATAGCCCGCGCTGAACAGCTTGTGATATTCCGCATAGCCCATCAAACGTTTGTCGGTCACCTGAGCCAGTTGCGCCTCGGCCCCCGTATAATCACCCTGATCAATCAGGGTAAAGGCGGTGCGGTAGAGCGTGGCGTCCTGCGGTGACAGCGGACTGAGCAGCGGCTGGGCGGTGATCGGCGCGCCCTGACCCGCCACCAGACGGTAGGGTATGGGCGTGGCGTTCATCACCATTGGCGCAACAGCCGAGGCAGGCGCAGCGGCGGCATCAGCAATAGCCGGCGCGTTGCTGGCGAAGCCTTTCGGCGCCAGGGACAGCGCCTTGATCAGGGCGGCCATGCCATCGGCGGCGAAGGCTGAGGTGCTGACAGGTTTCGCTCTGGCAGTTTCGGTTTTTCTGGCAGTTTCGGTTTTTCTGGATTTAGATGAAACGGCTCTGGATGTTTTGACGTGTTCTGCGGCCCTGTGCGCGGTGGTCTTATGCGCGGCAGTCTTGTGTGCGGCAGTCTTGTGCGTGGCAGTCTTATGCGCGCTGGCGGCATGGCAGGGAACGGCCATGATCAGGGCCAGACCAAGGCCCAGGCTGAAAACAGAAAATCGGGTGAAAGCGCGGGTCTTTGACGTCAAAACGGTGCCTTGGTCAGAGGGTGGGCCGGTCGGCGCAAATCGGGAAGAACGAGGTTAGCCAGATATTGAGATCATGGCAAGCCATGACCTATTGTGTCTTTATAATCAGGCATGAGTTTACAATATGGCCAAAAAGGGTCGAACCTATCACGGCTTGGTGAGGTGGCTATAAGGCAAGCTGTGCCTTGAGCTGCAACAGGTCGCGCCACAACAGCGCCTTGGCCTGAGGCTGGCTCAGCAAAAAGCGCGGCGGATAGCTGGCAATGGCCGGTATGTCGAGGCCGCCTTCATGATAGCGCACAAGGCGACCACGTAGTTTGGACAGGCTCTGGTCGAGATTGAGCGCGCAGGCTACGGCGGGGGCGCCCAGCAGCAAAAGCGCTTTTGGCGCGGCCAGCCGAATCAGGGCGTGCAGGAAGGGTGCGCCCAGCGTGATGTCCTCAGGCGTCAGGGGGCGTCCGCCCGCCGGTCGCCAGAAGGCGCAAGGAGCCAGCATGGCGCGCTCCAGCAGGCCCGCCGCCTTCAGCGCCTTGTCCATCATCTCGCCCGGCTTACCGGCAAAGGCCTGCCCGCTGTCGTCCTCGTCGCTATCGGGCGGTTCGCCGATGACCAGCAGGTCAGGACTGGCCAGCCCGCGA contains the following coding sequences:
- a CDS encoding uracil-DNA glycosylase, encoding MPFSDDTYQALESYFGFLIDHELDEVYETEPLNRTLSENKPRFQANAATSAQIHVTPQAATAPVNALRPHSLAYIDVAALAHEARQRANAARSLDELYAELDAFQHMPLRHEGGKSLVRFRGLASPDLLVIGEPPDSDEDDSGQAFAGKPGEMMDKALKAAGLLERAMLAPCAFWRPAGGRPLTPEDITLGAPFLHALIRLAAPKALLLLGAPAVACALNLDQSLSKLRGRLVRYHEGGLDIPAIASYPPRFLLSQPQAKALLWRDLLQLKAQLAL
- a CDS encoding lytic transglycosylase domain-containing protein; this encodes MTSKTRAFTRFSVFSLGLGLALIMAVPCHAASAHKTATHKTAAHKTAAHKTTAHRAAEHVKTSRAVSSKSRKTETARKTETARAKPVSTSAFAADGMAALIKALSLAPKGFASNAPAIADAAAAPASAVAPMVMNATPIPYRLVAGQGAPITAQPLLSPLSPQDATLYRTAFTLIDQGDYTGAEAQLAQVTDKRLMGYAEYHKLFSAGYTSTYDELIGWLNAYGDQPMAMRVWNLAKRKKPEGAPDPAFPSLMGQQATAAAGSDAAVALSGSTKLSQSTPAGDPDEGAPELDSPLTPKSARSAYNNGDLEGAVKLGRQIGDHWVAGLALWRLARYDQALNEFKFVATDPSRNAWSQSSGAYWAGRCATKLNQADTANAWFKIAASFPFTFYGLVAEARLGVTPAVELAQKGLPPTFNIASRDALKASLTDNFNWVLTDARAQRLNALLQVGRTSDAQDELQSAIQHSGGADDRENWLALAAKTHVPVNALTTSDWLFNTASYPLPDFKPKGGYTVDKALLFAFARKESRFDPGAHSYAGAYGLLQLMPGTAALVENDSSFNSRPKQLLTPAVNLRVGQDYITRLQDSNIVDGDLLRTIAAYNAGPRPVKDALDSLGNNPDSLLVMESIPVAQTRQYVEEVAASYWIYRQIMDKPTHSLQLAANDAPIIDVSKDQ